Proteins encoded by one window of Rhodohalobacter sp. SW132:
- a CDS encoding peptidoglycan DD-metalloendopeptidase family protein: MIPPFDSIPEVDFSGGFNPALLKDGWGIGGYNERRENMYIAPQYKNERNIHMGVDIWAPIGEPVYAPADGIVAYTANHDEAGNYGGTIVLRHLFKGRELFALYGHLSLHSLNISQPGKNVMAGERIGWLGDESENGNWHPHLHYQLSFSDPEEADMPGVVSEKEREAALKRYPDPEKIFELLYC, encoded by the coding sequence ATGATACCGCCATTTGATTCCATTCCGGAAGTGGACTTTTCAGGCGGCTTCAACCCTGCATTGTTGAAAGATGGATGGGGAATCGGCGGGTACAATGAACGGAGGGAAAACATGTACATCGCTCCTCAATATAAAAATGAGCGGAATATCCATATGGGTGTCGATATCTGGGCGCCCATTGGTGAACCCGTTTATGCTCCGGCAGATGGAATAGTTGCCTACACTGCAAATCATGATGAAGCTGGGAATTACGGCGGAACCATAGTGCTCAGGCACCTTTTTAAGGGACGTGAACTATTCGCTTTATATGGACATCTCTCCCTTCATTCACTGAATATATCGCAACCTGGTAAGAATGTTATGGCAGGTGAACGGATTGGCTGGCTGGGAGATGAGTCAGAGAACGGCAACTGGCATCCGCATCTGCATTATCAGCTCTCATTTAGCGATCCGGAAGAAGCAGACATGCCCGGAGTAGTATCTGAAAAAGAGAGAGAAGCTGCACTGAAGCGATATCCGGACCCTGAAAAAATTTTCGAATTGTTGTACTGCTGA
- a CDS encoding sodium:solute symporter, translating into MHPIDLSIFIIYVIGLLAFGYFFFQRNKGGDDYYVGGRNMNSFHIGLSVVATDVGGGFSIGLGGLGFVMGLSGSWMLFTGLIGAWLAAVFLIPKVKQNPAFDNAYTFPQIFGHYYSANVAFVAAIISAIGYAGFTSSQMLAGAKLASGTFADLELQTALYIMGVVAVVYTVMGGLKAVIYTDTIQWTLLMFGLIFVGVPIAYIEIGGMEAIRATVDPAMLTLTNIGWQDLVYWAVTIVPIWFVGMTLYQRIYACRDEKTAKKAWYVAGLFEWPVMAFLGVLLGLFARVAADQGMFAYLGAADISATDPETGLPMLLRTVLPVGFLGIMMAAYFSAILSTADSCLMASSGNVVTDLIGRFKEFNSDSSRFVRLSQITTLIIGTFALLLASTMENVLDLMLDSYAFMVSGLFVPVIGALYWSRSTPAGAMAAMILGGSTTITLRYSGIELPYDLDPNVFGITMSAIAFICVSLLTKQQKN; encoded by the coding sequence ATGCATCCGATCGATTTATCGATCTTTATAATTTACGTAATCGGGTTGCTGGCATTTGGTTATTTCTTCTTTCAGAGAAACAAAGGAGGAGATGACTATTATGTCGGCGGACGAAATATGAACAGTTTCCATATTGGGCTCTCAGTAGTTGCCACAGATGTTGGCGGAGGGTTTTCAATCGGACTTGGGGGACTGGGATTTGTTATGGGTCTCTCCGGTTCATGGATGCTGTTTACCGGCCTTATTGGCGCCTGGCTTGCGGCGGTTTTTCTCATCCCTAAAGTGAAACAAAATCCCGCATTTGATAATGCATACACATTTCCGCAGATATTTGGCCACTATTATAGTGCAAACGTAGCTTTCGTTGCAGCCATTATATCTGCTATCGGATATGCAGGCTTCACCAGTTCTCAGATGCTCGCTGGTGCGAAGCTCGCAAGCGGAACTTTTGCGGATCTGGAACTACAGACCGCACTCTATATTATGGGCGTTGTGGCTGTAGTCTATACGGTAATGGGTGGCTTAAAGGCCGTAATCTATACCGATACCATTCAGTGGACGCTGTTGATGTTCGGTTTGATATTTGTCGGAGTTCCCATCGCTTATATTGAAATCGGTGGAATGGAGGCGATCCGGGCAACGGTTGATCCGGCTATGTTAACCCTTACCAATATTGGCTGGCAGGATTTGGTTTACTGGGCAGTCACAATCGTACCGATTTGGTTTGTGGGGATGACCCTCTACCAGCGGATCTACGCTTGCCGTGATGAAAAAACAGCAAAAAAAGCGTGGTATGTTGCAGGACTTTTCGAGTGGCCCGTCATGGCCTTTTTGGGAGTGCTTCTGGGCCTTTTTGCACGCGTTGCAGCCGATCAGGGGATGTTCGCGTACCTGGGAGCTGCAGATATTTCCGCAACAGATCCCGAAACCGGCCTCCCCATGCTTCTCAGAACTGTACTTCCGGTCGGTTTTCTGGGAATTATGATGGCAGCCTACTTTTCAGCAATTCTTTCTACAGCAGATAGCTGCCTGATGGCATCCTCAGGTAATGTAGTAACAGATTTGATCGGCAGATTTAAAGAATTTAATTCAGACAGCAGCCGTTTTGTCCGCCTTTCTCAAATTACCACTCTAATTATTGGAACATTTGCTCTCCTGCTGGCTTCCACAATGGAAAACGTATTAGACCTGATGCTCGATTCCTACGCATTTATGGTTTCAGGCCTTTTTGTGCCGGTGATTGGGGCACTTTACTGGAGCAGAAGTACACCTGCCGGAGCAATGGCTGCAATGATTTTAGGTGGAAGCACAACCATAACTTTGCGATATTCAGGAATTGAACTGCCGTATGATCTCGACCCCAATGTATTTGGAATTACAATGTCGGCAATTGCATTTATATGTGTGAGCCTGCTAACAAAACAACAAAAAAATTAA
- a CDS encoding amidohydrolase produces MLSEQTLKKLIRYRHELHAIPEISHKEEKTAAYIKEKLEQTDPDSIIDEIGGHGLVAIYNGTDPENGPVLMIRAELDALAIEEQNEVSYKSEHTGRMHACGHDGHMAIVLGVAEWLRDHRPEKGKVMLLFQPAEETGEGAERMLSDPKFKEFHFDRGFALHNLPGYKKNTVYIRSKTFALASVGIKITLSGKSSHAAFPEEGINPSAALAELVNKLCEIQKKLSSSDDTRVLTITYLKVGEPAFGINPGQGEAGVTIRAETDDKAKQLYERVVKTIEEINNRFECEITHEESEPFAATVNDEDGVEKLKQVAKKQSINIEELDEPIRWSEDFGSFRKNGPITLFGLGAGEKHETLHSETYDFNDDLIACGAKTFCEWIKSELNEG; encoded by the coding sequence ATGCTATCTGAACAGACCCTGAAAAAATTGATTCGCTACCGGCATGAACTCCATGCAATTCCGGAAATTTCTCACAAAGAGGAAAAAACGGCCGCATACATTAAAGAAAAATTAGAACAGACCGATCCCGACTCGATAATAGACGAAATCGGGGGCCACGGATTGGTCGCTATATATAACGGAACGGATCCGGAAAACGGGCCGGTACTTATGATTCGGGCTGAACTGGATGCACTTGCCATTGAGGAGCAAAATGAGGTGTCATATAAATCAGAACACACTGGCAGAATGCACGCATGTGGTCACGACGGTCATATGGCGATTGTGCTGGGTGTCGCGGAGTGGCTTCGTGATCATCGGCCGGAAAAAGGTAAGGTAATGCTTCTTTTTCAGCCGGCGGAAGAAACGGGTGAAGGCGCAGAGCGTATGCTTTCAGATCCAAAATTTAAGGAATTTCATTTCGATCGGGGATTTGCACTGCACAACCTGCCCGGCTATAAAAAAAATACTGTATATATAAGGAGTAAAACGTTCGCACTGGCATCTGTCGGAATCAAGATTACACTGAGCGGAAAATCCAGTCACGCAGCATTTCCTGAAGAAGGAATCAATCCGTCGGCAGCATTGGCAGAGCTGGTGAATAAACTGTGTGAAATTCAGAAGAAACTGTCATCATCTGATGATACCCGGGTGTTGACGATCACCTATTTAAAGGTTGGCGAACCTGCGTTTGGTATTAATCCGGGACAGGGAGAGGCCGGCGTGACTATTCGGGCTGAAACTGATGATAAAGCAAAACAGTTGTACGAGAGAGTTGTGAAAACTATTGAAGAAATTAATAACCGGTTTGAATGTGAAATTACGCATGAGGAGAGTGAACCGTTTGCGGCAACTGTAAACGATGAAGATGGTGTAGAAAAACTAAAACAGGTTGCAAAAAAGCAATCGATTAACATTGAAGAACTGGATGAACCCATCCGATGGAGTGAAGATTTTGGGAGCTTCAGAAAAAATGGGCCGATTACCCTTTTTGGCCTCGGTGCCGGTGAAAAACATGAAACGCTGCATTCCGAAACATACGATTTCAATGATGATTTGATTGCGTGTGGAGCCAAAACTTTTTGTGAATGGATAAAAAGCGAACTAAATGAAGGATAA
- a CDS encoding alanine racemase, with the protein MAYVKLYRSELRHNFEYLDALFKKNGIKWGITTKLLCGNRDFINEVINLGVGEVHDSRISNLKVVKKVDPETVTIYIKPPPKDTIPELIKYADISLNTELSTMHELSEEAVRQDRIHKVIIMIEMGDLREGVMRDDLVDFYEKVFRLPGIEVVGLGTNLNCLHGVMPDGDKLIQLALYKQIIELRFKKEIPLVSGGTTVTIPLLLRNQLPDGINHFRVGEALFFGKDLFSDGIIEGMSDQVMELYTQIIEISEKPLVPTGDMGVNPQGKTTQIKTEDMGKTAYRAIVDIGTLDIQPNYLIPVNENITITDASSDMLVLDVGENPSKYKVGDKIRFKLKYMGALGLMSSDYIEKKVAD; encoded by the coding sequence ATGGCATACGTCAAACTCTACCGAAGCGAACTGCGCCATAATTTTGAATACCTTGATGCACTCTTCAAGAAAAATGGGATTAAATGGGGGATTACCACAAAGCTGCTCTGCGGAAACAGAGATTTTATCAATGAGGTGATTAATCTCGGTGTAGGAGAAGTACACGACTCCCGGATCAGTAATCTGAAAGTAGTAAAAAAGGTCGATCCCGAAACGGTTACCATCTACATCAAACCGCCCCCAAAAGATACGATTCCAGAGCTGATTAAATATGCTGATATCAGCTTAAACACGGAGCTTTCCACTATGCATGAACTCTCGGAAGAGGCTGTCCGGCAGGACAGGATTCATAAGGTCATTATTATGATCGAGATGGGAGATTTGCGGGAAGGTGTGATGCGCGACGACCTGGTTGATTTTTATGAAAAAGTTTTCCGGCTTCCGGGAATTGAAGTCGTTGGTCTTGGAACCAACCTGAACTGTCTGCACGGGGTGATGCCGGATGGCGATAAGCTCATTCAGCTGGCACTGTACAAACAAATAATTGAGCTGAGATTTAAAAAAGAGATTCCGCTCGTATCTGGCGGCACCACGGTTACCATTCCTTTACTGCTGAGAAACCAGCTGCCGGACGGTATTAATCACTTCAGGGTAGGGGAAGCACTCTTTTTTGGTAAAGATCTGTTTTCGGATGGAATCATTGAAGGAATGAGTGACCAGGTCATGGAGCTCTACACGCAGATCATTGAAATATCAGAAAAGCCGTTGGTTCCAACAGGCGATATGGGTGTGAATCCCCAGGGTAAAACGACGCAAATAAAGACAGAAGACATGGGGAAAACCGCATACCGTGCGATTGTTGATATCGGTACACTCGATATCCAGCCCAATTACCTCATTCCCGTGAACGAAAATATCACAATCACAGATGCCAGTTCAGATATGCTTGTTCTTGATGTAGGCGAAAACCCAAGCAAATACAAAGTGGGGGATAAAATTCGTTTCAAGCTGAAATATATGGGTGCTCTTGGTTTGATGAGCTCCGATTATATTGAAAAGAAAGTAGCCGATTAA
- a CDS encoding SusD/RagB family nutrient-binding outer membrane lipoprotein has protein sequence MKFAQKVLGIAILLLFTVQCEVIDSDLLESPNAPTPDQVDPDFLLNNIQMQARSVHRSAASLGSEMSRMRYMFGDTYSGAYTPQSFNTYYQNSYSSVLIDVNNLLAITDEEELYFHSGMAKILKAYTLIVLVDNFGDVPYEQALLGSEVFNPQVDPGESVYNAALDLLEEAKADLANEDRIGMPNRDLYYPGLSTADKVDRWTRVANTIKLKAYLNTGNVAAINDLIAENMLISAPAHNFTFEYSTTRTNPDSRHPSFTNNYVDLASDYMSVSYMNMMVNDKHDEFGRDPRMRYYFYRQSTSDADDINDNTCLGASTPGHFQSSDPHCLIDNGEGYWGRDHLIDDGIPPDGGLRTTFGVYPAGGEYDSNLGISVDEDMGLEGAGFDPILMSSFTHFMLAEAQTTLGADGDARASFETAVEQSLEAVQDFGEPVAAGNVGEITADVISDYLDVVMARWDDAGYDNVRNISKEYYFALWPNGYEAYNLMRRTGYPNREDNLQPARTSNPGNWYYSFIYPANLVDRNSNVSQKDRTERVFWNEGATFNFDF, from the coding sequence ATGAAATTCGCACAAAAAGTTTTAGGAATAGCAATTTTATTGCTGTTTACAGTACAGTGTGAGGTGATCGATTCGGACTTGCTTGAAAGTCCAAATGCGCCCACCCCTGATCAGGTTGACCCTGACTTTCTGTTAAACAATATTCAGATGCAGGCCCGCAGTGTTCATAGATCAGCTGCATCACTTGGATCCGAAATGTCACGCATGAGATACATGTTTGGGGATACGTATAGCGGTGCTTACACACCTCAAAGTTTTAATACGTATTATCAAAATTCGTATTCGAGTGTTTTAATTGATGTAAACAACCTGCTCGCTATTACAGATGAGGAAGAGTTGTATTTTCATTCAGGGATGGCCAAAATACTGAAAGCCTATACCCTGATCGTACTCGTTGATAATTTTGGTGATGTTCCGTATGAACAGGCTTTGCTGGGAAGTGAGGTATTCAACCCACAAGTAGATCCTGGTGAATCTGTCTATAATGCAGCACTGGATCTCCTGGAGGAGGCTAAAGCTGATCTGGCAAATGAAGACAGGATCGGAATGCCTAATCGAGATCTTTACTACCCAGGTCTGAGTACAGCAGACAAGGTAGACAGGTGGACTCGGGTTGCCAATACCATCAAACTCAAGGCGTATCTCAATACTGGAAATGTAGCTGCAATTAATGATCTTATTGCTGAGAATATGCTGATTTCAGCACCAGCTCATAATTTTACATTTGAGTACTCCACAACCCGGACGAACCCCGATTCCAGACATCCATCATTTACCAATAATTATGTAGACCTTGCAAGTGACTATATGTCGGTCAGTTACATGAATATGATGGTAAATGATAAGCACGATGAGTTCGGAAGGGATCCAAGGATGCGCTATTATTTTTACAGACAATCCACCTCGGATGCTGATGATATTAATGACAACACCTGCCTGGGAGCTTCTACACCCGGCCACTTTCAGTCAAGTGACCCGCACTGCCTGATTGATAATGGTGAAGGGTACTGGGGGCGTGACCATTTGATCGATGACGGTATTCCGCCAGACGGTGGTCTCCGTACAACTTTCGGCGTATATCCCGCCGGTGGTGAGTATGATTCAAATCTTGGTATTTCTGTAGATGAAGATATGGGATTAGAGGGTGCTGGATTCGACCCAATTTTAATGTCTTCCTTTACACACTTTATGCTCGCTGAAGCGCAGACTACACTTGGCGCTGACGGAGATGCCAGAGCAAGTTTTGAAACAGCTGTGGAGCAGTCTCTCGAAGCCGTCCAGGATTTCGGGGAGCCAGTAGCTGCAGGAAATGTAGGAGAAATTACTGCTGATGTAATCAGTGATTATTTAGATGTTGTTATGGCCAGATGGGATGATGCGGGATACGATAACGTGAGGAATATTTCTAAAGAATATTACTTTGCGTTATGGCCAAATGGTTATGAGGCGTATAACCTGATGAGACGAACCGGATACCCAAACAGGGAGGATAATCTGCAACCTGCCAGAACATCAAATCCTGGAAACTGGTACTATTCATTCATATATCCAGCCAACCTTGTTGATAGGAATTCTAATGTCAGCCAAAAGGATAGAACCGAACGCGTGTTCTGGAATGAAGGTGCAACGTTCAACTTTGACTTTTAA
- the alr gene encoding alanine racemase — translation MKDKFLRPSYIELDRKALLNNLVFLKKQGKKSLKYSSVIKGNAYGHGISTYLPMAEKCGMDHFSVFSADEAYAALENRKNASTDIMIMGMIRDEEVSWAIQNGVEFYVFEEERLEAAIESAKKEGKRAKIHLQIETGMHRTGFEEDNWGKTFKRVKNHSDCLELSGICTHYAGAESVANYYRIQNQDQKFKRALKVAKEIFDELPIIHASSSAAFLTYPEMHYDMVRIGIAQFGFWPSRETYMHILKQNQSYSIDPLIRVLNWKSEIMSTKWVDEGEFIGYGNVFLTSRKMRIATVPIGYTHGFGRNLTNTGYVLINGERARVVGIVNMNMLTVEITDMPDARKGDEVVIIGKQNGQEITVASFGEMSNNLNYEVLTRLPSGIPRNING, via the coding sequence ATGAAGGATAAATTCTTACGCCCGTCATACATCGAATTAGACCGGAAAGCGCTGTTAAATAACCTGGTTTTTTTAAAAAAACAGGGAAAAAAATCGCTGAAATATTCTTCAGTCATAAAAGGCAATGCATATGGGCACGGAATCTCCACTTATCTGCCAATGGCAGAGAAGTGTGGTATGGATCATTTTTCAGTCTTTAGCGCTGATGAAGCATATGCAGCCTTAGAAAACCGGAAAAATGCTTCAACCGACATAATGATCATGGGAATGATTCGCGATGAAGAAGTTTCCTGGGCCATCCAAAATGGAGTTGAGTTTTATGTTTTTGAAGAAGAGAGACTGGAAGCTGCAATTGAGTCTGCAAAGAAAGAAGGAAAAAGAGCAAAAATTCATCTTCAAATAGAAACCGGGATGCACAGAACCGGTTTTGAAGAAGACAACTGGGGAAAAACATTTAAACGGGTCAAAAACCATTCAGACTGTCTGGAGTTATCAGGAATATGCACACACTATGCCGGGGCTGAAAGTGTGGCGAATTACTATAGAATTCAAAATCAGGATCAAAAATTCAAACGGGCTCTCAAGGTAGCAAAAGAGATATTTGATGAGCTGCCTATCATACACGCATCAAGTTCAGCCGCATTTCTGACCTACCCGGAAATGCACTACGATATGGTAAGGATAGGAATTGCGCAGTTCGGATTCTGGCCCAGTCGCGAAACCTACATGCATATTCTCAAGCAAAACCAATCGTACTCGATTGATCCGCTGATCCGCGTACTGAACTGGAAAAGTGAAATTATGAGCACGAAATGGGTGGATGAGGGTGAATTTATCGGATATGGTAATGTATTTCTAACCAGCCGTAAAATGCGTATTGCCACCGTACCGATCGGTTATACGCACGGCTTTGGAAGAAATCTGACCAATACGGGTTATGTATTAATAAACGGTGAGCGTGCCCGGGTCGTAGGTATAGTCAATATGAATATGCTAACTGTGGAAATAACGGACATGCCCGATGCAAGAAAAGGAGATGAAGTGGTGATTATTGGGAAACAAAACGGCCAGGAAATCACCGTAGCCTCTTTTGGTGAGATGAGCAACAACCTGAATTATGAAGTGCTTACAAGGTTGCCATCTGGGATTCCCAGAAATATAAACGGTTAG
- a CDS encoding GNAT family N-acetyltransferase, whose translation MEISYSIIESDEINPTSFTRDDIADFLLDHLDQYGDTREAILKCIAYAFSDGPGQDGFVLLAHADNEILGTVIINKTNMSGYIPENILVYIAVHGKTRGKGVGKALMKNIIENTDGDIALHVEPDNPAKFLYEKFGFTNKYLEMRLNK comes from the coding sequence ATGGAAATTAGCTACAGCATAATTGAATCAGATGAGATCAATCCCACTTCTTTCACGCGCGATGATATAGCGGATTTCCTTTTAGATCATCTCGACCAGTACGGAGATACCCGCGAGGCTATTTTAAAATGTATAGCCTATGCGTTTAGCGACGGACCGGGTCAGGATGGTTTTGTACTTCTGGCACATGCCGATAATGAAATACTGGGAACCGTAATTATCAACAAAACAAATATGAGCGGTTACATACCAGAAAATATTTTAGTGTACATTGCTGTACACGGTAAAACAAGAGGAAAAGGTGTGGGGAAAGCACTAATGAAAAATATTATTGAAAATACAGACGGAGACATTGCCCTGCATGTTGAGCCGGACAATCCCGCAAAATTTCTGTATGAAAAATTTGGATTCACCAATAAATACCTCGAAATGAGGCTGAATAAATAG
- a CDS encoding SusC/RagA family TonB-linked outer membrane protein: protein MFKKLLTVITMVLLTAQVANAQSIAGQVTDATTGEFLPGVNVLIQQLQRGDATDLDGQFQIDNVPSGTYTLIVTYIGYERYQTTVEIADSDIAVDIELTPSLAALDDVVVTAFGIQRDRRALGYGVAEVSADQIVDRNQPDLSRALTGQLSGVDVGATGGVTGSGTDIVIRGFSTLTGSNAPLIVVDGVRFDGDRNETDSWAQGGGAQTTPNRLLDLDPQNIADVTVLKGLSATVLYGEQGRNGVILIETKSGSFRDTAPGFQISFDQSVYATQISSRPDYQNTYGIGFDQNFGWFFSNWGPRFDTDDPRLFGGQFRGFDDDGTVLTGHPLGNHGATADAFPQLAGTNYRYEPRQNPVDAFFRTGLASTSNLSIAGGIDDLRVNVSYSRTGEEGFTPNNDLTRNSFSVGAQYRVTDRFTASTSFNMSLTDINSPPSAAGGGSGPASATGTTSVFGDVFYTPRSIDLNIPFENPVTGGSAYYRAGNDIPHPSWTANNSGVTNSTDRYYGRTQLTVDVTDEVAVSYRLGYDSYTENRSYWQNPGGVRPDFLLDGFYQTIEQQRTSWDHSLNLNFAYQLTQDFSFDGIVGGQFETSKSERQGMESENMIVRGFFNHSNFIDQSAVNSFGDNNFQRLVERQTAGIFANLTLGYQDFVYLNLAGRNDWFSTLEPDNRSIFYPSASLSYILTDHIDLESDFLTYVKLYAGVGTSAGSPDAYSTRNTLGTNVRGFVNRDGNVITRNSTSSFLGNMDLKPELHTEYEIGTDLRFLNGRVGLEAMYFTRNTTDLITQAPIDPATGYTSTLVNIGEINNQGLELTLRATPIARSLQWDVRGNFYTSKSEVRELGADLERIQVGGGFTDRGNFAIPGEPFMIMLGSTIVRNEDGVPLIGPTGNYIIEDDIDIIGDPNPDYTLSVSNTFRYRGASLSFQVDYQEGGAMFSTWISSLMARGLTTDTDRVNRNNTFILPGISSETGEENTVQISVSDVFFDNFGFGADELRVYDMTHVRLRQVSLSYDLPVNVVDRSPFDRVTFSITGDNLWMHAFNVPQGSGFDPEVNSIGGNSRGFEYFTGPAARRFGGSVRIQF, encoded by the coding sequence ATGTTTAAAAAGTTACTGACCGTAATAACTATGGTACTGCTTACGGCCCAGGTTGCAAACGCTCAGTCGATTGCCGGGCAAGTAACAGATGCCACAACCGGTGAATTTCTCCCCGGTGTAAATGTTCTGATACAACAATTACAGCGAGGGGATGCCACTGACTTGGATGGTCAATTTCAAATTGACAATGTTCCATCTGGAACGTATACATTGATTGTCACGTATATCGGCTATGAACGATATCAAACGACTGTTGAGATAGCCGATTCAGATATCGCCGTTGATATAGAATTAACTCCAAGTCTTGCTGCTTTAGATGATGTAGTTGTTACTGCATTTGGTATACAGCGAGACAGGCGTGCGCTTGGTTATGGAGTTGCAGAAGTTTCAGCAGATCAGATAGTAGATAGAAATCAACCAGACTTATCAAGAGCACTAACTGGCCAGCTTTCCGGAGTTGATGTTGGAGCAACAGGTGGCGTGACAGGATCTGGAACGGACATAGTAATTCGTGGATTTTCAACCCTTACCGGATCAAATGCTCCATTAATTGTGGTTGATGGAGTTCGTTTCGATGGAGACAGAAATGAGACGGATAGCTGGGCTCAAGGTGGTGGTGCTCAAACTACTCCAAATAGATTGCTGGATCTGGACCCCCAGAACATTGCAGATGTAACCGTACTCAAAGGACTTAGTGCAACTGTATTATATGGTGAACAGGGGAGAAATGGTGTGATTTTAATCGAAACCAAGAGTGGTTCTTTTAGAGATACAGCACCAGGTTTCCAGATCTCCTTTGACCAGTCGGTCTATGCCACACAGATTTCATCCCGTCCAGACTACCAAAATACCTATGGAATTGGTTTCGACCAGAACTTCGGATGGTTTTTCAGTAACTGGGGGCCCAGATTTGATACTGATGATCCAAGACTTTTTGGCGGACAATTCAGAGGATTTGATGATGATGGAACAGTGCTAACCGGGCATCCCTTAGGTAACCATGGAGCAACAGCTGATGCTTTTCCTCAACTGGCTGGAACGAATTACCGATACGAACCAAGACAAAATCCGGTTGATGCATTTTTCCGAACAGGGCTTGCTTCTACTTCGAATTTAAGTATTGCAGGTGGTATCGATGATTTACGCGTAAATGTAAGTTACTCCAGAACCGGTGAGGAAGGTTTCACACCTAATAATGACCTGACCAGAAATTCCTTCTCAGTTGGAGCCCAATATCGAGTAACGGATCGGTTTACTGCTTCCACGTCATTTAATATGAGTTTAACTGACATTAATTCTCCACCATCAGCTGCCGGTGGTGGTAGCGGACCTGCTTCAGCAACTGGTACTACTTCAGTTTTTGGAGATGTATTTTACACGCCAAGAAGTATCGACTTAAATATACCGTTTGAAAATCCGGTAACGGGCGGCTCCGCCTATTACAGAGCTGGAAATGATATTCCGCATCCCAGCTGGACAGCTAACAATAGTGGTGTTACAAATAGCACAGACCGTTATTATGGGCGAACGCAACTGACTGTTGATGTTACGGATGAGGTTGCCGTTTCCTATAGATTAGGTTACGACAGCTACACTGAGAATCGGTCATACTGGCAAAATCCAGGAGGTGTACGTCCTGACTTTCTGTTGGATGGATTTTACCAAACCATTGAACAGCAAAGAACTTCCTGGGATCACTCACTTAACCTAAACTTTGCTTATCAACTTACACAGGATTTTAGTTTTGATGGAATTGTTGGTGGGCAATTCGAAACTTCAAAATCTGAACGACAAGGTATGGAAAGTGAGAACATGATTGTGCGTGGATTTTTTAACCACTCGAACTTCATTGACCAATCTGCGGTAAATTCGTTTGGCGACAATAATTTCCAGAGATTAGTTGAGCGACAAACTGCAGGTATCTTTGCCAATTTAACGCTCGGATATCAGGATTTTGTTTATTTGAACTTAGCTGGTAGAAATGATTGGTTTTCAACACTTGAACCTGATAATCGAAGTATCTTCTATCCATCCGCAAGTTTATCCTATATTCTGACTGATCACATTGATCTGGAAAGCGACTTCCTGACATATGTGAAACTATATGCAGGGGTTGGGACTTCAGCTGGCTCCCCTGATGCATATAGTACAAGAAATACTCTTGGAACAAACGTTCGTGGGTTTGTGAATCGGGACGGTAATGTGATTACACGAAATAGCACAAGCTCATTTCTTGGAAATATGGATCTTAAACCAGAACTCCATACTGAATATGAGATTGGTACAGACCTTAGATTCTTGAATGGCAGAGTTGGACTTGAAGCGATGTATTTTACCCGAAATACAACCGACCTTATCACACAAGCGCCGATTGATCCTGCTACAGGTTATACTTCAACACTTGTAAATATTGGTGAAATCAATAACCAGGGACTTGAATTGACGCTGAGGGCTACACCTATAGCCAGAAGCCTGCAATGGGATGTGCGGGGTAACTTTTACACTTCTAAAAGTGAAGTACGAGAGTTAGGCGCTGACCTGGAACGTATTCAGGTTGGCGGCGGATTTACTGATCGAGGTAATTTCGCAATTCCGGGTGAGCCCTTTATGATAATGCTGGGATCGACCATTGTAAGAAATGAAGATGGAGTTCCGCTTATAGGACCAACCGGAAACTACATTATCGAAGATGATATTGACATCATTGGGGACCCGAATCCTGATTACACCCTTTCTGTTTCCAATACTTTTAGGTATCGGGGTGCATCTCTTTCGTTCCAGGTCGATTATCAGGAAGGAGGAGCTATGTTCAGTACCTGGATAAGCTCGTTGATGGCACGTGGTCTCACAACCGATACAGATCGTGTAAATAGAAATAACACATTTATTCTTCCTGGAATAAGCTCTGAAACGGGTGAAGAGAATACCGTACAAATCAGTGTAAGTGATGTGTTTTTCGACAACTTTGGATTTGGTGCAGATGAACTCAGGGTTTATGACATGACCCATGTGCGGCTGAGACAGGTTTCACTCTCTTATGATCTGCCTGTAAATGTTGTGGATCGATCGCCATTTGACAGAGTTACCTTTTCGATTACAGGAGATAATCTCTGGATGCACGCATTTAACGTGCCTCAAGGAAGTGGATTCGATCCAGAAGTGAACTCCATTGGTGGAAACTCTCGTGGGTTTGAATATTTCACCGGTCCTGCTGCCCGTCGGTTTGGCGGTAGTGTAAGAATCCAGTTTTAA